A single genomic interval of Argopecten irradians isolate NY chromosome 8, Ai_NY, whole genome shotgun sequence harbors:
- the LOC138329926 gene encoding uncharacterized protein, translating into MCAGLKTIQMCAGLKTIQTCAGLKTKQMCAGLKTIQTCAGLKTIQTCAGLKTKQMCAGLKTIQMCAGLKTIQMCAGLRTIKMCTGLKTIQMCAGLKTIQMCAGLKTIQMCAGLKTIQMCAGLKTIQMCAGLKTIQTCAGLKTIQTCAGLKTIQMCAGLRTIKMCTGLKTIQMCAGLKTIQMCAGLKTIQTCAGLKTIQMCAGLKTIQMCAGLKTIQTCAGLKTIQMCAGLRTIKMGVVLRAI; encoded by the coding sequence ATGTGTGCAGGCCTGAAAACCATACAGATGTGTGCGGGCCTGAAAACCATACAGACATGTGCGGGCCTGAAAACCAAACAGATGTGTGCGGGCCTGAAAACAATACAGACGTGTGCGGGCCTGAAAACCATACAGACGTGTGCGGGCCTGAAAACCAAACAGATGTGTGCGGGCCTGAAAACAATACAGATGTGTGCGGGCCTGAAAACCATACAGATGTGTGCGGGCCTGAGAACCATAAAGATGTGTACAGGCCTGAAAACCATACAGATGTGTGCAGGCCTGAAAACCATACAGATGTGTGCGGGCCTGAAAACCATACAGATGTGTGCGGGCCTGAAAACCATACAGATGTGTGCGGGCCTGAAAACCATACAGATGTGTGCGGGCCTGAAAACCATACAGACGTGTGCGGGCCTGAAAACCATACAGACGTGTGCGGGCCTGAAAACCATACAGATGTGTGCGGGCCTGAGAACCATAAAGATGTGTACGGGCCTGAAAACCATACAGATGTGTGCAGGCCTGAAAACCATACAGATGTGTGCGGGCCTGAAAACCATACAGACGTGTGCGGGCCTGAAAACCATACAGATGTGTGCGGGCCTGAAAACCATACAGATGTGTGCGGGCCTGAAAACCATACAGACGTGTGCGGGCCTGAAAACCATACAGATGTGTGCGGGCCTGAGAACCATAAAAATGGGTGTGGTCCTGAGAGCCATATAG